The following are encoded together in the Robertmurraya sp. FSL R5-0851 genome:
- a CDS encoding DegV family protein, producing the protein MKTAVVTDSTAYIPKDLRDKLDIHMIPLSVIFGTETYREEIEITASDFFEEVKNRELPTTSQPPVGEFVQLFEQLSKDYDSVVSIHLSSGISGTFQGAVSAGEMVENIDVFAFDSEISCMVQGFYVLEAAQMAQEGKGPEEIMSRLEEMKKTLYAYFMVDDLSHLQRGGRLSSAQALIGSLLQVKPLLHFQDKKIVPFEKIRTRKKAMRRMVDLLAEASAGEQYRAVIIHANREQEANEWKKELEAELPNVEFVISYFGPVIGTHLGEGSMGLGWVKK; encoded by the coding sequence ATGAAAACGGCAGTTGTAACGGATAGTACCGCGTACATCCCGAAAGACCTGCGTGACAAGCTTGATATTCATATGATTCCTTTAAGTGTGATATTTGGTACTGAGACGTATCGTGAAGAAATAGAGATCACTGCCTCAGATTTTTTTGAAGAGGTAAAGAATCGCGAGCTTCCAACCACGTCACAGCCACCCGTTGGTGAGTTTGTTCAGCTATTCGAACAACTATCGAAAGACTACGATTCAGTGGTCAGCATCCACCTATCAAGCGGGATCAGCGGCACCTTCCAAGGGGCCGTATCAGCTGGAGAAATGGTAGAGAATATTGATGTGTTTGCATTCGATTCAGAAATTAGCTGCATGGTTCAAGGATTTTACGTACTAGAGGCAGCTCAAATGGCTCAAGAAGGTAAGGGTCCAGAGGAAATAATGTCACGACTCGAAGAAATGAAGAAAACGTTATACGCTTATTTTATGGTGGATGATTTATCTCATCTCCAACGTGGAGGTAGACTATCAAGTGCTCAAGCCTTGATCGGAAGTTTGTTGCAGGTGAAGCCACTTCTTCATTTTCAGGACAAGAAAATTGTTCCTTTTGAAAAAATTCGTACACGTAAAAAGGCGATGCGTCGAATGGTTGATCTGTTGGCAGAAGCTTCAGCTGGTGAGCAATATCGTGCAGTGATTATTCACGCCAATCGTGAGCAGGAAGCCAATGAATGGAAGAAAGAGCTTGAAGCTGAGCTTCCAAACGTTGAATTTGTGATTAGTTACTTCGGACCGGTGATCGGTACGCATTTAGGTGAGGGCTCAATGGGCCTTGGTTGGGTAAAGAAATAA
- the sda gene encoding sporulation histidine kinase inhibitor Sda translates to MEVFSINTSLGILSDEDLVNVYSKALNYNLDTRFVDLILEEILRRGLKDAS, encoded by the coding sequence ATGGAGGTGTTTTCCATTAATACATCTTTGGGTATTTTATCAGATGAGGATTTAGTTAACGTATATAGCAAGGCATTAAACTATAACCTGGATACGAGATTTGTTGATCTCATTTTGGAAGAAATACTTCGTAGGGGCTTAAAGGATGCGAGTTAA
- a CDS encoding response regulator transcription factor produces the protein MTTKIAIIDDHQLFREGVKRILDFEKTFEVVAEGEDGNQAVTIAEEYQPDVIIMDINMPDVNGVEATRQLIEKFPESKVIILSIHDDENYVTHALQTGASGYLLKEMDADALVEAVKVVADGGSYLHPKVTHNLVREYRRLAGEGGGGYVGAAEIRRPLHLLTRRECEVLQLLTDGKSNRGIGEALFISEKTVKNHVSNILQKMNVNDRTQAVVEAIKKGWVEVR, from the coding sequence ATGACTACAAAGATTGCCATTATTGATGACCACCAATTATTTAGAGAAGGTGTCAAAAGAATATTAGATTTTGAAAAAACGTTTGAGGTTGTCGCTGAAGGGGAAGATGGTAACCAAGCTGTTACGATTGCAGAAGAGTATCAACCAGACGTAATTATTATGGATATTAATATGCCTGATGTGAATGGTGTGGAAGCCACTCGTCAACTGATTGAGAAATTTCCTGAATCAAAAGTAATCATTCTTTCCATTCATGATGACGAAAACTACGTAACACATGCGCTTCAAACAGGGGCTAGTGGCTATCTGTTAAAGGAAATGGATGCAGATGCATTGGTAGAAGCGGTAAAGGTAGTGGCTGATGGAGGTTCTTATTTACATCCGAAAGTAACACATAATCTAGTAAGAGAATACCGTCGATTAGCAGGTGAAGGCGGTGGAGGTTATGTGGGAGCGGCAGAAATTCGTCGTCCACTTCATTTATTAACGCGCCGTGAGTGTGAAGTTCTTCAGTTGTTAACAGACGGAAAGAGTAACCGTGGAATCGGTGAAGCTTTATTTATTAGTGAAAAAACGGTTAAAAACCATGTGAGTAATATTCTTCAAAAAATGAATGTAAACGATCGTACTCAAGCGGTAGTCGAAGCTATTAAAAAGGGCTGGGTTGAGGTACGATAA
- a CDS encoding sensor histidine kinase: MLKKKFDIKTLDFILEKMIETVGTSKDEIFRIGEQCRKDYESLADELKDVKRMVIEVIDDGDKLETQSRFARKRLSEVSMHFKDYTEAEVRDAYEKAHQLQMELTMKRQMEKQLRDRRDDIERRLHGLTETIDRAEHLVSQISVVMNYLMSDLKQVGEVLEDAKQKQEFGLRIIEAQEEERKRVSREIHDGPAQMMANVMMRSDLIERVFREHGEQAGMGEIKNLKKMVRNALYEVRRIIYDLRPMALDDLGLVPTLKKYLQTIEEYHSDTKISFVNLGNEKRLPAKFEVALFRLVQESVQNAIKHAEAHEIKVKLELTRNSISVVVKDDGKGFDMNLDKPESFGILGMKERVELLQGQLSIDSKVGRGTIVIIQVPLES; this comes from the coding sequence ATGTTGAAGAAAAAATTTGATATAAAGACGCTTGATTTTATCCTAGAGAAAATGATAGAGACGGTTGGTACGAGCAAGGACGAGATTTTCCGTATAGGAGAGCAGTGCCGGAAGGACTATGAATCACTCGCAGATGAACTAAAAGATGTGAAGCGAATGGTCATTGAAGTGATTGATGATGGCGATAAGCTTGAAACGCAATCGCGTTTTGCTCGTAAAAGATTGTCTGAAGTAAGCATGCACTTCAAGGACTATACCGAGGCAGAGGTTCGCGATGCTTATGAAAAAGCTCATCAGCTCCAAATGGAACTGACGATGAAGCGACAAATGGAGAAGCAGCTTCGTGACCGACGAGATGATATTGAACGCCGTTTACATGGTTTGACGGAAACGATTGACCGAGCGGAACATCTAGTTTCTCAAATTTCCGTCGTGATGAACTATCTGATGAGTGATCTCAAGCAAGTCGGTGAAGTATTAGAGGACGCAAAGCAGAAGCAGGAGTTTGGCTTGCGTATTATAGAGGCTCAGGAAGAAGAGAGAAAACGAGTGTCTCGTGAAATCCATGATGGCCCTGCTCAAATGATGGCAAATGTGATGATGCGCTCGGATTTAATTGAACGTGTTTTCCGTGAGCATGGGGAACAAGCAGGCATGGGTGAGATAAAAAATTTAAAAAAGATGGTGCGAAATGCGTTGTATGAGGTGCGTAGAATTATCTATGACCTTCGTCCGATGGCACTTGATGACCTAGGCTTAGTGCCTACCCTCAAAAAATACCTACAAACGATCGAAGAGTATCATAGTGATACAAAAATTAGTTTTGTTAATTTGGGGAATGAAAAAAGGTTACCAGCCAAGTTTGAAGTGGCATTATTTCGATTGGTTCAAGAATCTGTTCAAAATGCCATCAAACACGCAGAAGCACATGAAATAAAAGTAAAACTCGAGCTGACACGAAATAGTATTTCAGTAGTAGTAAAAGATGACGGCAAGGGCTTTGATATGAATTTGGACAAGCCAGAGTCGTTTGGAATATTAGGAATGAAAGAGAGAGTGGAGCTTCTACAAGGACAGCTTTCCATCGACTCAAAAGTCGGTCGAGGAACAATTGTCATTATTCAAGTTCCATTAGAGAGTTAA
- a CDS encoding YigZ family protein: MLPSYLTVKDYGEHEIVIEKSRFIAHISRAETEEEAIEFIQSIKKKHWNATHNCSAYLIGEHDLIQKANDDGEPSGTAGVPILEVLKKRKLKDTVVVITRYFGGIKLGAGGLIRAYGKSTSEGLNATGIVERKLMKVVHLKVDYTWLGKLENELRASVYEIKEIHYLDAVEFEVYVEDGLVESFNDWMVEMTNGQGKLSTGETLYQETLI; the protein is encoded by the coding sequence ATGCTCCCCTCATATCTAACCGTAAAAGACTACGGTGAACATGAAATTGTTATTGAAAAATCTCGATTTATCGCTCATATATCTCGTGCAGAAACAGAAGAAGAAGCAATAGAATTTATTCAAAGCATAAAAAAGAAGCACTGGAATGCGACGCACAACTGCTCAGCTTATCTAATCGGAGAACATGACCTTATTCAGAAAGCAAATGATGATGGTGAGCCATCCGGAACAGCTGGTGTACCGATTCTCGAGGTTTTAAAGAAAAGAAAACTAAAGGATACGGTTGTAGTGATTACCCGCTACTTTGGTGGAATAAAATTAGGAGCTGGCGGGCTAATCCGTGCATATGGTAAATCAACTTCAGAGGGCTTAAATGCCACTGGAATTGTTGAACGTAAGCTTATGAAGGTTGTTCATCTAAAAGTGGATTACACTTGGCTTGGAAAACTCGAAAATGAATTACGTGCCTCTGTATATGAAATAAAAGAGATTCACTATCTTGATGCAGTAGAATTTGAAGTATATGTTGAAGACGGATTGGTTGAAAGTTTCAACGATTGGATGGTAGAAATGACTAACGGGCAGGGGAAACTATCTACAGGGGAAACACTTTATCAAGAGACACTTATATAA
- a CDS encoding glycosyltransferase family 4 protein: MVYLTLIICFLAAILLTPIIKKLAFLIGATDKPNQRKVHQKIMPRLGGLAIYISFLIGVLIIQPNDNYLIHVLNLDGGIHLPILLGSLIIILTGAFDDVKEISPRVKLLGQVAAALVVVVVGDIRVEFINLPFGGELDFGYLSIPITMFWIIGITNAINLIDGLDGLAAGVSTIALFSIAAMAYTFGNPYVMIMALLLAVSSLGFLVYNFHPAKIFMGDTGALFLGFMISVLSLLGFKGVTFVSLIIPVIILGVPISDTLFAIVRRLVNKQPLSAPDKSHLHHCLLKLGYTHRQTVLLIYAMSAVFGLAAFIFSQATLWGSTVILLAILVAIELFVEKIGLVGEGYRPLLNFLNGFRPVNEKNKA; this comes from the coding sequence ATTGTGTATCTTACGTTAATCATTTGTTTCTTAGCAGCAATACTCCTGACACCGATCATAAAAAAACTTGCTTTCTTAATTGGAGCTACTGATAAACCTAACCAACGAAAAGTCCATCAAAAAATCATGCCTCGCCTTGGTGGTCTTGCTATCTATATAAGCTTTCTAATTGGAGTATTAATTATTCAGCCAAATGATAATTATTTAATACATGTGCTGAATCTTGATGGTGGAATTCATCTACCCATCCTACTTGGTAGCTTGATCATTATTTTAACGGGTGCCTTTGATGATGTGAAAGAGATTTCACCTAGAGTAAAGTTATTAGGGCAAGTCGCAGCAGCTTTAGTAGTGGTAGTAGTTGGTGATATAAGAGTCGAATTCATTAACTTGCCTTTTGGTGGGGAATTGGACTTTGGTTATCTTAGTATCCCCATTACAATGTTTTGGATTATTGGGATTACGAATGCAATCAACTTAATTGATGGATTAGATGGGTTAGCAGCAGGGGTATCTACCATTGCATTATTTTCTATCGCTGCAATGGCATATACGTTTGGAAATCCGTATGTAATGATTATGGCTTTACTATTAGCTGTTTCTAGCTTAGGATTCCTTGTTTATAATTTTCACCCAGCGAAAATCTTTATGGGAGATACAGGGGCATTATTTTTAGGATTTATGATCTCTGTTCTATCTCTACTAGGATTTAAAGGAGTTACCTTCGTATCGTTAATCATCCCTGTTATTATCTTAGGGGTACCAATTTCGGACACGCTCTTTGCGATTGTTAGACGTTTAGTGAACAAGCAGCCATTGTCTGCACCAGATAAATCTCATTTACACCACTGTTTGTTGAAGCTTGGATATACACATAGACAAACGGTATTGCTCATTTATGCAATGAGTGCAGTGTTTGGTTTAGCGGCCTTTATATTTTCACAGGCAACGCTTTGGGGTTCAACTGTTATTCTTTTAGCGATACTTGTAGCTATTGAATTATTCGTTGAAAAAATTGGTCTGGTAGGAGAAGGGTATCGACCTCTCTTGAATTTCCTAAATGGTTTTAGACCAGTTAATGAAAAGAATAAAGCATAA
- the rfbD gene encoding dTDP-4-dehydrorhamnose reductase, whose protein sequence is MLVLVTGVNGQLGYDVVKELTAKGHEAVGVGRSELDITDESAISSYVQNLSPEAIIHCAAYTNVDAAETDQEGAYKVNALGTKYLAEAAKFVGAKMVYVSTDYVFDGAGTEPYEVNHPTKPLGVYGETKLVGEKFLQETLEKHFIVRTAWVYGINGNNFVKTMLKLGQDRKELGVVYDQVGSPTYTVDLAKFLVELIDSEKYGVYHASNEGVCSWHEFAVEIFKQAGMEIQVNPLTSDQFPRPAARPKYSVLSKKKIEEEGFTPLRDWKEALREYLKELA, encoded by the coding sequence ATGTTAGTATTAGTAACTGGCGTCAATGGACAACTTGGATACGATGTAGTGAAAGAACTTACAGCTAAGGGGCACGAGGCTGTTGGAGTTGGTCGATCTGAGCTAGATATTACAGATGAATCAGCTATTTCATCTTATGTACAGAACCTAAGCCCAGAGGCTATTATCCATTGTGCAGCTTATACAAATGTGGACGCTGCTGAAACAGATCAAGAGGGAGCCTATAAGGTAAATGCGCTTGGAACAAAATACCTTGCTGAGGCAGCCAAGTTTGTCGGCGCGAAAATGGTCTATGTCAGCACAGATTATGTTTTTGACGGTGCTGGAACGGAGCCTTACGAGGTAAATCACCCTACAAAACCTCTTGGGGTTTATGGAGAGACAAAGCTTGTGGGAGAGAAGTTTCTTCAGGAAACGTTGGAAAAGCACTTTATCGTTAGAACTGCTTGGGTATATGGAATCAACGGTAACAACTTTGTAAAGACGATGCTTAAGCTTGGTCAAGATCGTAAGGAATTGGGAGTTGTATACGATCAAGTTGGTTCTCCTACCTATACAGTCGATTTAGCCAAATTTTTGGTGGAATTAATTGATTCCGAAAAATACGGAGTGTATCATGCCTCTAATGAGGGCGTATGTTCCTGGCATGAATTTGCTGTTGAAATTTTTAAGCAGGCTGGAATGGAAATTCAAGTTAACCCATTAACTTCTGACCAGTTTCCTAGACCTGCAGCTAGACCGAAATATTCAGTCTTAAGCAAAAAGAAGATAGAAGAAGAAGGCTTTACTCCATTACGTGATTGGAAGGAAGCGCTAAGAGAATATTTAAAAGAATTGGCATAA
- the rfbB gene encoding dTDP-glucose 4,6-dehydratase has protein sequence MKLLVTGGAGFIGSNFVRYMVNKYPEYTIVNLDLLTYAGNLENLKDIENAPNYKFVRGDIADRDFVDGLFNEEKFDYVLNFAAESHVDRSITDPGIFVQTNIQGTLALLDAAKTYKVTKYLQVSTDEVYGTLGETGYFTEETPLAANSPYSASKAGADLLVRAYNETFGLPVNITRCSNNYGPFHFPEKLIPLMIINALNDKELPIYGDGLNIRDWLHVEDHCQAIDLVLHKGRDGEVYNVGGNNERTNIEIVKTILKHLGKSESLMKFVKDRPGHDRRYAIDATKLRTELGWSPKYNFDTGIEQTIKWYLENQEWWENIISGDYQDYFKAQYADRLEVE, from the coding sequence ATGAAATTATTAGTAACTGGCGGTGCGGGCTTTATTGGTAGCAATTTTGTTCGCTACATGGTTAATAAATACCCAGAGTATACTATTGTAAACCTGGACTTGCTTACGTATGCAGGTAATTTAGAAAATCTAAAGGACATTGAAAATGCTCCAAATTACAAGTTTGTTCGTGGAGATATTGCTGATCGTGACTTTGTTGATGGTCTTTTTAATGAAGAAAAGTTTGATTATGTATTAAACTTTGCAGCTGAATCTCACGTGGACCGCAGTATTACAGATCCGGGGATTTTCGTTCAAACGAATATTCAAGGAACTTTAGCTCTTTTAGATGCTGCTAAGACGTATAAAGTAACAAAATATCTTCAAGTATCGACTGATGAAGTATACGGAACCTTAGGAGAAACAGGTTACTTCACAGAGGAAACACCACTTGCAGCTAACAGCCCATACAGTGCTAGTAAAGCGGGAGCTGACTTACTGGTTCGTGCGTACAATGAAACATTTGGACTTCCTGTGAACATCACTCGTTGTTCAAATAACTATGGGCCATTCCACTTCCCTGAGAAGTTGATTCCATTAATGATCATTAATGCTTTAAACGATAAAGAGCTTCCGATTTATGGAGATGGTTTAAACATTCGTGATTGGCTACATGTAGAAGATCATTGCCAAGCCATCGATCTTGTTCTTCACAAAGGTCGTGACGGAGAAGTGTACAATGTGGGTGGAAACAATGAACGCACTAACATTGAAATCGTAAAAACCATTCTTAAGCATTTAGGCAAGTCTGAGTCATTAATGAAGTTTGTTAAAGATCGTCCTGGTCATGACCGTCGTTATGCCATCGATGCTACAAAACTTCGTACGGAATTAGGTTGGTCTCCAAAATATAATTTTGATACAGGTATTGAACAAACGATCAAGTGGTATCTTGAAAACCAAGAGTGGTGGGAAAATATCATCTCTGGTGACTACCAAGACTACTTCAAGGCTCAATATGCTGATCGTTTAGAGGTTGAGTGA
- the rfbC gene encoding dTDP-4-dehydrorhamnose 3,5-epimerase, which produces MNVIETKLSGVKILEPKVFGDHRGYFMESYNKSLYDELGLKFDFIQDNQSLSAPVHTLRGLHFQLNPKAQTKLVRCVTGAIYDVAVDIRKGSPTYGQWVGVVLSEHNKRQLLVPKGFAHGFCTLVPDSTVAYKVDEYYSPEHDGGIAWDDPALAIDWPTTNPILSEKDTKHPRLAEATTLNFVFEE; this is translated from the coding sequence ATGAATGTAATTGAAACAAAACTATCAGGCGTAAAAATACTAGAACCAAAAGTATTTGGTGATCACCGTGGATATTTTATGGAGAGCTATAATAAAAGTCTTTACGATGAGTTGGGACTAAAATTTGATTTTATTCAGGACAACCAATCATTGTCTGCACCTGTTCATACGCTACGTGGATTACACTTTCAGTTAAATCCTAAGGCACAAACGAAATTGGTTCGCTGTGTAACTGGGGCTATTTATGACGTGGCTGTTGATATTCGTAAAGGTTCTCCTACATATGGACAGTGGGTAGGAGTGGTTCTTTCTGAGCATAATAAGCGTCAATTACTTGTACCGAAGGGCTTTGCACATGGATTCTGTACATTAGTTCCAGACTCTACAGTAGCGTATAAGGTTGATGAGTATTATTCTCCAGAGCATGATGGTGGAATTGCATGGGATGACCCAGCACTTGCGATTGATTGGCCAACGACTAATCCAATCTTGTCTGAAAAAGATACGAAGCATCCAAGATTAGCTGAAGCAACAACTTTGAACTTTGTTTTTGAGGAATAG